The DNA sequence TTTTACTAAAAATGGGAAAGTTTTGAATACAACCATGAAATGGGGTTATCTTTTTATCCCCTTTATACTTACAGGTAATTTTTTATTGTCTAATGCTGGTTTTATGCTTATAAAAAAAGAAAAAAATATTGAATATTGTTTAGCAGTATATTCTTTTTTAATAACATTTGTTGTTATAGTAATATCTCTTTTGAATTTAGCTAAAGAATATATTTCAAACTTTTTTTTTATTGGTATTGGTCTACTTTTATTACTAGCATTATTTAATATTGTTACTATCTTATTGTCTTCAAAAATAAGTTCAGGTAATTTGGGTAAATTTACAGTTCCATTTGCGATAATTTTAATACTTTCTTCAGCTACAGGTAATTTATTTTCATTCATATTAGGTATTATGATACTGTTCAAAAAATTTCACAAAAATTCTGCAGCTAATATAGGCTGGATAGATGTTTTAAAACGAATTTTTAGAAATTATGTATCAGTTGTAGGCTTGTTTTTTATAGTTTTTTTGATGTCCATATCAATATGCAGCTATCTTACATTTGATTATGCTTATGCAGTAGAGAATAATTATAGCACAATACAGCAAATTCCAAGTTTACAATTTCCATTTGGAACTGATGATTATGGAAGGTGTTTATTTACTAGAATTGTATTCGGAGCCAGAATCTCTCTTACAGTCGGTATAATATCTACGGGAATTCCTATTATAATTGGTTGTTTCCTTGGTGCCATATCGGGCTATTATGGGAAAAATGTAGATAATGTAATTATGAGATTATTGGATATACTTTATGCAACTCCGGGAATATTACTTGCCATTGCTATAATCGCTGCGTTTGGCTCTAATACATTCAATTTAATAATGGCTTTGTCGGTTGCATATATACCAATATATGCCAGAACAATGAGGGCTACGGTATTGACAATTTCCAATCAAGAATTTGTTGAAGCGTCAAGAGCTTGTGGAGCAAAAGATCTTAGGATAATATTTAAACATATTATTCCAAATTCACTTGCTCCTATAATAGTAAGGGCTACTTTGTCGATAGGTGCAGCAGTTCTTTCGACAAGTGCTCTTAGTTTTTTAGGGTTGGGCGTAGAGCCTCATATTCCTGAATGGGGTAATATATTAAAAGCTGGAAGTAGTTTTTTGGAAACTAGTCCGCATATAGCAATTTTTCCCGGAATAGCAATAATACTGATTGTTTTAGCATTTAATTATTTTGGTGATGGTCTTAGGGATGCTTTAGATCCTAAATTAAAATAGGTGATAGTATGGTTGATAATAAAGTAAAAGATACGGTAATAAGTATAAAAAATCTGCATGTTCATTACGTGACAGAGGATGAAATATATCGTGCTGTAAATGGTTTAAATCTTGAAATATTAAAAGGCGAAGTTGTTGGGCTTGTTGGAGAAACTGGGGCAGGTAAAACAACTACAGCCCTGTCTATTATGCAGCTGGTACCGGATCCGCCCGGAATAATTGTAGACGGAGAGATATACTACGATGGAAAGGACATAATAAGAAATACGGAAAAAGAAAATAGAATAGTGCGGGGAAATGGTATATCTATGATTTTTCAAGACCCTATGACCGCATTAAATCCAATTATGACAATTGGAGAGCAGCTGGAAGAAGTCGTTGAAACCCACGAAAAAATGCCGAAACAAGATATCAAAAAGAGAGTTGTAGATATGCTTGAAACAGTAGGCATTAATAAAGAGCGTTATAACGATTATCCCCATCAATTTTCCGGAGGTATGAAACAACGCGTTGTTATAGCAATGGCCTTATTGTGTAAACCTCAATTACTGATAGCCGATGAACCTACTACGGCATTGGATGTAACAATACAAGCACAGATATTAAATATAATGCAGGATTTGATAAAAAAATTTGATATGTCTATGCTTTTGATAACTCATGATTTAGGTGTTGTTGCTGAAACTTGTAATAAAGTATGTATTATGTATGCCGGTGAAATAGTGGAAAGTGGAAATGTTGAGGATGTTTTTGAGCAACCGAAACATCCGTATACAGTCGGTCTTTTCGGTTCTATTCCAAAAATTGATGAAGATGTTGCCGAACTAAGTCCTATAAAGGGGAGCGTTTCAAATTCATCAGAACTTCCTGATGGGTGTTATTTTTATCCTAGATGTCCTTATGCTAAAGATATATGTATGAAAGAAAAACCGGGAATTAAAGGTGATAATCATATGTATAGATGCCACTTTGATATAAGCAAATTAGTTCTTAATACTGGTGAGGATAAAAATACAACTATAGATAAAATTAATATAGAAAATAAGATTGAGGTTTTAAATGATAATATTCCAAATATAGCAAATGAAAAACCTCTCTTAGAAGTAAGAAACTTGAAGAAATATTTCCCTTTAGTAAGCGGTTATTTACATGCTGTTGATGATGTTTCATTTGCTATACCCAGGGGAAAAACTCTTGGTATAGTAGGAGAAAGCGGTTGCGGTAAATCGACTTTAGGAAGAACCGTACTAAGACTTCATGAGCCGACCGCCGGAAGTATTTTATATGATGGGATGGATATAACAAACTTTAATAGTGAAGAGATGAGAAAACTAAGACAGAATTTTCAGATTATATTTCAAGACCCATATGCCAGTTTAAATCCAAGGATGAGTGTATCTCAAATTATAGGAGAACCATTAACTATACATAAAAAATTTAGCGAAAAACAAGCTCTACAAAAGAGAATACTTGAACTTATGTCTTTAGTCGGTTTATCTAAAAAAGCTTACAATAATTATCCTCATGAATTTGATGGCGGACGCAGACAAAGAATAGTTATTGCTAGAGCTCTAGCTATGAATCCTGAATTTATAGTATGTGATGAACCTGTTTCGGCTTTGGATGTGTCTGTTCAAGCACAGATATTGAATCTACTTATGCAATTACAAAAGCAGATAGGCCTTACTTATATGTTTATTAGTCATGATTTGTCTGTAGTAAAACATATATCGGATGAAATTGGGGTTATGTATTTGGGACAACTTATTGAGAGAGCACCCAAAAATGAAATTTTTTATAAACCTCTCCATCCATATACTATAGCTTTACTTAGTGCAATACCGTCAATAACCGTTAACAAGAAGACTTCAAGGATATTACTTAAGGGAGAGATAGTAAGTCCAATTAACCCTAAAAAAGGGTGTAGGTTTGAAAGCAGATGTCCTTTTGCAATAGAAATATGTTCCAAGATTACTCCCTCATTGAAAAATGTCGTTTGTGATCATTTTGTAGCTTGTCATAGATGGAATGAAATAGAAAACGGTAATTGTAAATATAATAATACCTAATAAATAAAACTGTATATTGACAGATATGTATCAATAATGTATCATTGAATGTAATATTAAAACTACTTATGTTGATAACATGGTGTAGTTATATAAATAGGGGGATTAAAATGAAAAGAAGATTATTTGGATGTGTTTTAGCTATTGCACTTTTAGCCGGTTGCGGTAGCAAAACTAGAGAAAATTCTGCTGCTGGCGGAGATGGTAAAGCTGTTGCCGGAAATAAGACTGAGACAATTAGAATATTATCTCAATCGTCATATCAGAGCAAAGCTTCAAATGTTTTGCGGGATCAATTAACAAAAGCAGGCTTTAATGTAGAATTAAATACTCAGCCTGACTATTCAAGTTATTTAGTACCGCTTAAAGCCGGTGATTATGATTTGGCAATAACCGGTTGGACTACAGTTACAGGTAACCCTGATTATGCTGTGAGGTCCCTTTTTATGACCGGTGGAGATTATAATAATTTACCGGTTTCAGATGCTAAAGTCGATCAACTTATAGACAAAGCCGCAACGGAAACGCCGGAACAATATGTTGAAACTTACAGAGAATTGGAAAATTATCTTGTATCTGAAAAAGCCTATATTGTTCCTCTTTATTCTAACTTGCGAATATTGGCTTATAACAAAGAGTTGATAAAGAATAATGTTAGACACTCTAAATCACGCTCTCTGGTTTGGGAAGAATTTGAGTATAAAGATTCTTCTTTAAATGAAAAACGTCCTTTGATTTTGACACAAAATACTGCAAATCTGACATCTTTATGGCCAATAAAAGGTAATGACGGTTCAATCAATCAGTTGAACACAAATATGTATGTAAGATTGGTTAATTTAACTGATGAAGATGATATTATTGCTGAAGGCTCCCTTTCATATGGTAATGTTATAGCCGAAGGAAATAAAGAGTATTATTTCTTACTTAGAGATGATGTATATTTTGCAGCCGTGGATAAAAACAAAAATGTCTTTAACACCGCTGAAAGAGTAGGTGTTGATGATGTAATATTTTCTTTAAATAATGCAAGAGACAAAAATAGTGCACCGGATCATAGGACTTTTACCTTGCATGGAAGTATGGAAAGTATAGAAGCTATAACGGATTTAAATATACTGAAGACCGGTAAAAAGTCGGGAACAAATACATCCATATTGAGTGCTTTGCAAGAATCTGCTCCAACAGTAATAAAAGCTCTGACAGCCGATAAAACTAAAGCAAATACCAAAGACGGTGTATATCAAGTAATAAGAATAATTACTAAAAGACCATTTCCGCAAGTGTTAAATTTTTTAGCTCATCAATCAGCCGGAATTACATCAGTTAAACAAGTTACAAAGGTTAATAAAGATTTAAATGTTAAGACTTATGATCCCAAGAAAGATGTAATTTATGGTGATCAATCAACGGTAACAGAAGGAAGTACATATAATAATACTTTGTGGTGTTCCGGTCCATATATTCTGGTTAAAAAGAATGAATATGATATAATTTTTGTGAAGAACCCCGGATATATGGTTGGTTCCAAACATGAACCAAGAATAAAACAGATAACCTATAAAGTTATTGCTGATAATGCTTCCGCAGTGGGGGCTTTTAGAGCCGGAGAAGTTGATTTTGTTCCTGCGGTTGATGATGATAAGGTAGAGATTCTTGAAGGCGATTCAAAAGTATTGGTTTCTAAACGAAGTTCAAATTCTGTTATTTATGCAGCATTTAATTTAAAGGATGGCAGTAAGTTTAGAAATCAAAAACTTAGACAAGCTGTACTTAATGCCGTAGAACAAGAAGGTTTTATCGCCGTTTATTCCGGGCTTAAACAAAAAGCATATTCTACGTTGTCTACATTGATTGATACGGGCAATGAATTAAAAGTTGATTTAGAAAAGAGTAGAAAATTGCTATTAGAATATCAAAATGAAAAATAGTGTATAATTAAGAATACTCTTTACGTCTTCCAAAGGGCTTGTAGCCCTTTGGAAGATCAGTTTTGTTACAAAGGTTTTTCTTCAGCATTGACATGTCCGAGGCTTTAAAGTATTATTATAAAGAAAAAGAAACTTATATAAAGGAGTTTTTATGAATAAAGTCAAACTAATCGGTATTGTAAAAGCTGCCGTGATAACAGCTCTTTTGGTTATTTGTATCGGCTGCCAATCTTTTTCCGGTTCGGACAAAGTCATTAAAGGAAACGGAAAGATAGAAACTAAATCATTCCCTGAAAGCGATTTTAATGCTGTTTGCATCAAGGGCGGTTGGACTGCCGATATAAGGTATAGCGAAACCTTTTCCATTCAAATTGAAACGGATGAAAATATTTTCCCCTATTTGGATGTATCCCTTACAGGTACCACTCTTAACATCGGTTTTAAGTCTGGATACAGATACGGCATATCACCGACTCGCCGTAAAGTCTTTATCACAATGCCTGCTTTAATAAAGTTGCAGACAGTCGGTTCACTTACCAGTACCATTTCATCATTCAATATGCCTAAAGATTCAATGTCGATAGATATCGCAGGCAGCGGTAATATTACTGCACGCGATATTATGGTAAACACTCTAAAAGTGGACGTATCCGGCTCAGCCGATTTTTCCGCAACGGGAAAAGCCGAAAATATGATAGTGGATATCTCCGGTTCAGGGGATATAAAAACAACCGATTTTGAAACCGAAAAGGCGGATATTTCAATTTCAGGCTCCGGTTCTGCAAAAGTATGGGTTACACGGCATTTAAAAGCCGATATCCGCGGCTCCGGTTCCGTCCGTTATAAGGGTAATCCTGCAATTGAAATAAAAAGCTCAGGCAGCGGCCGTATATCTTCTCTTTGAAAACTTATGAAGGATTTTTATAGATGAAAAAAGAAAAGCAAGAACATCTCCCTGTTATTTTATGAAGCTCACGGAAGAAAGATGGCTTTCAGAACGTTTCGGCGAGGAATATAAAGCTTATTGTAAACGGGTCAACCGCTTTATTCCGTGGAGAAAAATACATAACTAATTGGTAATGAATAATTTGTAATTCGATTGGGAGGTTTATTTATGAGAAGAGTAGACAGGGCAGTAACGGATAATCGGCAAATACAATCAATTATCGAAAAAGCAAAGGTTGTACATATCGGTATGATCGATAATGACCGGCCGTATGTAGTGCCGATGCAGTACGGTTTTATATTTAACGAAGGCAAATTGACTTTATATGTGCACTGCGCAAAAAAAGGGCGGAAGCTGGATATTATCAACAAGAACCCGCATGTTTTTATCGAGCTTGAAACGGAAGCTGTGATTATTTCCGGAGGAGAAGTTCCGTGTGCGTACGGATCGGAATATGCAAGTGTTATGGGAGACGGCACAGCTGTTTTTGTTGAAGATGTAAAAGAAAAAATTTTAGGTTTGCAGCTGCTGATGAAAACACAGACAGGCAGAGATTTTGAAATAACCGAACAGATGACAAAACAGGTTACTGTTTTACGTATCGATGTTCCATGTGTAACAGCAAAAAGCAGAGCTAAGGTTTAATGGGAGGATACCATGTGTAAAGAATGCTATGTAAACGAAAACAGAATTACCCCATTACTGAACCCCGTAGATTGCTTGGAAAATCATACGCAATATATCTGCGGAACATGCGGCCGATGTATTTGCATTGAACATGATCCGCAACGGGGTTTGCAAAGATGGAATTTCCCGTTTAAATCATTGGAAATTGCAAAACTTTATTTGCGTACTGCGGATTATACCGAAAAAAAGGCCTGCGGTATCTACGAAATAGAAAACAGCAAGGGCAAAAAATCATATAAAATTTTTCCGTCTTATGACGATCTGCTTTTATTTTTGAAAAAGAATAAAGACAAACAATGCAAACAAACCGCACCTCTTTTTACTGTTGGGAAATATAAAGAATATCCGCATACACAGATACGCATGTTGACTCCTGCTGAAGTAAAAAAATACATGAGTGAGCGTGAAAACTGAAAGAATCGGAATAAAGCATAAAAAATGTATCGATAATATGTTTTCATAAGGAGACTTTAATGCACATAATCTATGAAACTAATGGCTTAGGTTTTCTTGGTTGGATAACTGATTTACCCGGCGCTTATATTCGGGGGAAGACACTGGAAGAGGCTAGGGGTAAAGTCAATAAAGAAATAGCTTTATATAATGAATGGCTTAATTTTGAAAAAGCTATCGATATGCAAATAAATGAAGAAATAAAAAAATCCGATTTACACATTGAAGATGCCGATTCGGATATTATATTTGATTCGGAGCTAATCGATTTTGATAAAAAAGAAGATTTTCTTTTTTGGTGTGATAAAGTTTTACTTTCCAGAACAAAAACTGAAGAAATATATAAAAAAATGAAGAATAAATCGCTAATTGATATTACTATGAAGCGGACAACTTTTTACGGTGATGTGTATTGTACAATTAACGATCAATATCGTCACATTGTTAATGTTCAAAACTACTATTTAAATCAAATCGGTACTGAAATGAATATAGCCGATGAATTCCGGCTCAATCGTATGGAATTTATAGAAAAGCTAAAGGGAAAATATCTAAAAGAGGGCAATAAGCTGTATCGAAATGAGAGTGAGGATTGGACAATTAAAAAACTAATTCGACGGACTATTTGGCATGACCGTATTCATATCAGGGCGATAGAAAGAATGGAAAAACGCTTAAGCAAAATAAAGCCTTGATTTTATTAAAATTATGTTAAATTTAGATACAAAAAGTTATATTTGTGTTATAATAATTTAGAGGAGGTATGTTTATGTCTTATGAACAGTATTCTCAGTTGGAAACACAGGTTTCAGAAATGCCTTATGAACAGAAACTTCAGCTTCTTTATATAATTGTGGATAGTTTAAAAAATACGACAATAAGTAAAAAGGATAATTTAAAGTATAAGAAGCCAAAACGCAGATTTGGGATTTTGAAAGGTAAAATTTGTATGGCTCCTGATTTTGATGATACTCCTCCCGGTTTTGAGGAGTATATGTAATGTACATTTTAGATACGCACACGCTTTTATGGCTTTTTGATGAAGATGAAAATCTTTCTTCTTCTGCTAAAAATGTTATTCTAACTGAAGATACATTGTATTGAAGATATGACGATTATTACAAAAGATTCTATTATTCCAAAATACAAAGTAAAAATCTTATGGTAATATTGGGGAAAAATTATGGATTTAAGTTTTAGGTTATCAAAAGATGCAGAGCATATCGCATTAATGAACAAAGATGTGCAAGAGCTTCATTATAGATTGTATCCTGAGTATTTTAAACCTTTTTCATATGATGAAACATTAAACTTTTTTAAAAAGCAATTACAAGAAGAAAATTGGTTTTGCTATATTGTCTCGTGTGATGGAAAAGATGCCGGTTATGCTTTGTTTTATATTCGGGATTATCAAGAAAACCCTTTTAGAAAAGCCTATAGAGGAATACATATCGATCAAATCGGCATAGCACCTGAATACAGGCAAAAGGGAATCGGTAAGGCCCTTATGAAAGAAATTGAAAAAATTGCCGTTAAAGAAAAGGCCTCACAAATCGAGTTGACTCATTGGGAGCTGAACGAAGATGCAAAGTGTTTCTATGAGAATATTGGCTTTGATACGTATATCAGATTTGTTGTTAAAAAAATATAAAGCCCTCCAATTAATAAAGCCAATTAATAAAGCCTTGATTTTATCGGAAAAAAGGCATACAATAAATGTAGAATGGTATGGATACATAAGAAGGAGGTAGAAGCTTGGTTATTTCAAAAGAAGAAGTTAAGGATTCCGTAATAAGACGCTTAAAGAGAAATTTCAGTAAAAGCCTTGATAAGGCTACCCGCCGAGAGATTTATGATGCCGTCGCCAGTACGGTTATGGAGCTTATTCAATCTAACTGGATTAAGACTATGAATGCTCAAGAGAAAACTGGTGTTAGAAGGATGTATTATCTTTCAGCCGAATTTTTGATGGGGCGAGCCTTAATCAATAATATAAACAATATGGGCATTCGAAAAACCATTGAAGAGATTGCAGATGAAATATCCGAACCTCTTTCGATTATCGAAGATGAAGAGCCCG is a window from the Treponema denticola genome containing:
- a CDS encoding DUF2281 domain-containing protein; amino-acid sequence: MSYEQYSQLETQVSEMPYEQKLQLLYIIVDSLKNTTISKKDNLKYKKPKRRFGILKGKICMAPDFDDTPPGFEEYM
- a CDS encoding head GIN domain-containing protein, whose product is MNKVKLIGIVKAAVITALLVICIGCQSFSGSDKVIKGNGKIETKSFPESDFNAVCIKGGWTADIRYSETFSIQIETDENIFPYLDVSLTGTTLNIGFKSGYRYGISPTRRKVFITMPALIKLQTVGSLTSTISSFNMPKDSMSIDIAGSGNITARDIMVNTLKVDVSGSADFSATGKAENMIVDISGSGDIKTTDFETEKADISISGSGSAKVWVTRHLKADIRGSGSVRYKGNPAIEIKSSGSGRISSL
- a CDS encoding pyridoxamine 5'-phosphate oxidase family protein, with amino-acid sequence MRRVDRAVTDNRQIQSIIEKAKVVHIGMIDNDRPYVVPMQYGFIFNEGKLTLYVHCAKKGRKLDIINKNPHVFIELETEAVIISGGEVPCAYGSEYASVMGDGTAVFVEDVKEKILGLQLLMKTQTGRDFEITEQMTKQVTVLRIDVPCVTAKSRAKV
- a CDS encoding GNAT family N-acetyltransferase encodes the protein MDLSFRLSKDAEHIALMNKDVQELHYRLYPEYFKPFSYDETLNFFKKQLQEENWFCYIVSCDGKDAGYALFYIRDYQENPFRKAYRGIHIDQIGIAPEYRQKGIGKALMKEIEKIAVKEKASQIELTHWELNEDAKCFYENIGFDTYIRFVVKKI
- a CDS encoding ABC transporter permease, with protein sequence MVDKDFYLNKRYLRVLGNSLEYATARLAWQVSLVVSIIFAFSSYNFKTGEIELVPGIVFIVYFIGAFLQYIVCKKIKKDFTKNGKVLNTTMKWGYLFIPFILTGNFLLSNAGFMLIKKEKNIEYCLAVYSFLITFVVIVISLLNLAKEYISNFFFIGIGLLLLLALFNIVTILLSSKISSGNLGKFTVPFAIILILSSATGNLFSFILGIMILFKKFHKNSAANIGWIDVLKRIFRNYVSVVGLFFIVFLMSISICSYLTFDYAYAVENNYSTIQQIPSLQFPFGTDDYGRCLFTRIVFGARISLTVGIISTGIPIIIGCFLGAISGYYGKNVDNVIMRLLDILYATPGILLAIAIIAAFGSNTFNLIMALSVAYIPIYARTMRATVLTISNQEFVEASRACGAKDLRIIFKHIIPNSLAPIIVRATLSIGAAVLSTSALSFLGLGVEPHIPEWGNILKAGSSFLETSPHIAIFPGIAIILIVLAFNYFGDGLRDALDPKLK
- a CDS encoding ABC transporter substrate-binding protein, translating into MKRRLFGCVLAIALLAGCGSKTRENSAAGGDGKAVAGNKTETIRILSQSSYQSKASNVLRDQLTKAGFNVELNTQPDYSSYLVPLKAGDYDLAITGWTTVTGNPDYAVRSLFMTGGDYNNLPVSDAKVDQLIDKAATETPEQYVETYRELENYLVSEKAYIVPLYSNLRILAYNKELIKNNVRHSKSRSLVWEEFEYKDSSLNEKRPLILTQNTANLTSLWPIKGNDGSINQLNTNMYVRLVNLTDEDDIIAEGSLSYGNVIAEGNKEYYFLLRDDVYFAAVDKNKNVFNTAERVGVDDVIFSLNNARDKNSAPDHRTFTLHGSMESIEAITDLNILKTGKKSGTNTSILSALQESAPTVIKALTADKTKANTKDGVYQVIRIITKRPFPQVLNFLAHQSAGITSVKQVTKVNKDLNVKTYDPKKDVIYGDQSTVTEGSTYNNTLWCSGPYILVKKNEYDIIFVKNPGYMVGSKHEPRIKQITYKVIADNASAVGAFRAGEVDFVPAVDDDKVEILEGDSKVLVSKRSSNSVIYAAFNLKDGSKFRNQKLRQAVLNAVEQEGFIAVYSGLKQKAYSTLSTLIDTGNELKVDLEKSRKLLLEYQNEK
- a CDS encoding ABC transporter ATP-binding protein, translating into MVDNKVKDTVISIKNLHVHYVTEDEIYRAVNGLNLEILKGEVVGLVGETGAGKTTTALSIMQLVPDPPGIIVDGEIYYDGKDIIRNTEKENRIVRGNGISMIFQDPMTALNPIMTIGEQLEEVVETHEKMPKQDIKKRVVDMLETVGINKERYNDYPHQFSGGMKQRVVIAMALLCKPQLLIADEPTTALDVTIQAQILNIMQDLIKKFDMSMLLITHDLGVVAETCNKVCIMYAGEIVESGNVEDVFEQPKHPYTVGLFGSIPKIDEDVAELSPIKGSVSNSSELPDGCYFYPRCPYAKDICMKEKPGIKGDNHMYRCHFDISKLVLNTGEDKNTTIDKINIENKIEVLNDNIPNIANEKPLLEVRNLKKYFPLVSGYLHAVDDVSFAIPRGKTLGIVGESGCGKSTLGRTVLRLHEPTAGSILYDGMDITNFNSEEMRKLRQNFQIIFQDPYASLNPRMSVSQIIGEPLTIHKKFSEKQALQKRILELMSLVGLSKKAYNNYPHEFDGGRRQRIVIARALAMNPEFIVCDEPVSALDVSVQAQILNLLMQLQKQIGLTYMFISHDLSVVKHISDEIGVMYLGQLIERAPKNEIFYKPLHPYTIALLSAIPSITVNKKTSRILLKGEIVSPINPKKGCRFESRCPFAIEICSKITPSLKNVVCDHFVACHRWNEIENGNCKYNNT